In Alnus glutinosa chromosome 7, dhAlnGlut1.1, whole genome shotgun sequence, the sequence CCTATAAATTGTTTATATGAGAAGATTAAGAAGGAAATCAAGGATTTGAGGGAATGCTTCGAGGAGAAGGTGACAACAAAGTATGATGATGAGTCCCTCGCCTGGATTTTGTTCGTGGACGGTTGCGCAATACTACAATACATATTTTGTGCTGCAAATGACAAGTTCAAAgagtttaatataaaaaacgaCAGCGTAGCCTTTGCTCAACAGGATTTATTCTTGCTGGAGAACCAAGTTCCCTATTGTCTCCTCAAATTATTGATGAGCTCGAGCGGGAAGGAAGACGAGTTGAGAAAATCGATTGAAGGTTTCATTCGAAACGTTACTTACCAAAAAACGAAGCCCCAACAAAACGTTAAAAAAGGAGAAAGCTCTCATGATTTGCAGCCAAAACCAATAGAAACAGAGCCCACTCATCTTCTCGACCTTCTGAGAACAAAACTCTTGGATCCTCCACAATCCTCTGGAAAGACACGTAGATGTTCATGGACAAGACTCTTGGGTGATTGCCGCAAATTCTTTGGAAAGATGTGTAGAGAGAAACAAGAAGAGGACCCAGATTGGCGATCGTATCGCAACGTGCAGGAGCTTAAAGCAGCAGGAATCCAGCTGAAACGTAGCAAAAATAGTTACTTGAGAAACGTAAGTTTCAGTAGACGATTCGGTTTCTACCCCGGATTCCTTTGGCTTCCTCCAATTACAGTGGATGACTCAACGGGCTCCAAGTTCATGAACTTGATAGCTTACGAAATGTGTCTGGATTTTAAAAACGACTTTGGCATCATCTCTTATATATCCTTCCtgttgggtggtccctcctaTGTGGGAACCAACCCACTTGCCTCTCTTGACTTGCAAGAggcaagagaaagaaagaaaaagaatgttaGTGGCTGGCTTTACAGCTGTGAGTGGGAGAAAAGAAATCAGAGAGTTTAGTGGAGAGAGCTTCGTCCAAAAATCAGGAAGagtcgagagagagagtgaaaaatcagaaaaagaagaagagaagaaggctGCAGTGAGTTTCTGGAAACTCTGTCCAGATTTCATCAAGTGCTCCGATCAACGAGCATTTGTGGTCCGATTGAGCTGAAATTTTGTGTGGATGTTCATGACACGTGAATCTTAGTTGTGAACGGTGGAGATCAGATTCTGAGCATCCGATCGTGGTTTTTTCAGCCCGTGAACAGTAGCTTTCCTCTTTGGTgagatttttccttttctcttgtAGAAATTGATTTGAGCCAAGAAATTGTATTTCTTGAAGATAGTTGCTGATTGTATATGCCTCTAGTTGAGATTAGAGAAGACTCATGTATTCCCGTAATTATTGATAGTGGAATTGTTTGAGTGACCCAGTGGTTTTTTTCCCTCTCACACTGAGAAGGTTTTCCACTTAAAATCGTGTGTCTTGTGCTTGTGGTGTTTGGATATATattctgcatatatatattgctcTATTTGGTAGTTTCCTTGTAGATTCACACAAAGAGGGAGTTTGGGCATTGTTGTTACTCCCATCACTTCCTAGATTCACTCATCGATGAACCCAACGACGTCAAATATATGAGGAAGGCACGCGTACTCCATCACTTCCTTGGCAGCGATCAACAAGTGGTTGAGCTCTTCCATGAGATAGGCACCAACTTGGTGCCTAACCCCGAATCGTACAAGGATGTCAACTTCCAGATTCAGGACTACTACAAAAACCATATGATGATCTGGACGGCTGAAGTCTTTAACAAAAGTTTTAGCAACCCCATGAGTATCGTGACTTTCCTGGGCACAGTAGTATTTGCACTTGCTCTAACTTCCATTCAGACTTGGTACGCAGTCTTCCCTTCCCCTGGCCCCTGCGATGACGTCTGCAAGCTGAAATTAGAATGAAACTTAACACGAGAGAATTTGTTTGCTGTTCATTCCAAGGGCATCTACCATCTAGCAAGTTAGGTAAGACTATGGTTGTTTCCAGAATAAAATTAGAACTTTAAGAGTTCTACATTTAGTCGTTATTTCACATATATAGGTCATCCCAAGACCACAtccttgtatttatttatttgtttggatCGGATTTGGTGTGAGATTAGTGATTGTGTAATATCTGTGATCAAGTTAACGATCGATGACTACTTGATCCAATATGTTGCCTACCTATTTTTATGATTTCATTTTCTATGTTCCTCCCTTTGTCttaatttggttttttctttttttatgctACATAACGGGCTGCAATTTTaattagcctatatatatataatgagacattaagcataaattatttatttttcggaGTGAAATTTATGACTAG encodes:
- the LOC133874365 gene encoding uncharacterized protein LOC133874365, whose protein sequence is MESQYVVSINEIEKFVKIEAGEGSNSHDGPATIREERIKMLMEAEAEINNREERIKMLMEAEAQMKAVEKAKIQNVIFLLRDHKNFVKYFEPRVASLGPIHHGNSKYQLGEKYKLLLASKFIRYCSGNNKINLYDPINCLYEKIKKEIKDLRECFEEKVTTKYDDESLAWILFVDGCAILQYIFCAANDKFKEFNIKNDSVAFAQQDLFLLENQVPYCLLKLLMSSSGKEDELRKSIEGFIRNVTYQKTKPQQNVKKGESSHDLQPKPIETEPTHLLDLLRTKLLDPPQSSGKTRRCSWTRLLGDCRKFFGKMCREKQEEDPDWRSYRNVQELKAAGIQLKRSKNSYLRNVSFSRRFGFYPGFLWLPPITVDDSTGSKFMNLIAYEMCLDFKNDFGIISYISFLLDSLIDEPNDVKYMRKARVLHHFLGSDQQVVELFHEIGTNLVPNPESYKDVNFQIQDYYKNHMMIWTAEVFNKSFSNPMSIVTFLGTVVFALALTSIQTWYAVFPSPGPCDDVCKLKLE